One Vibrio taketomensis DNA window includes the following coding sequences:
- the bamC gene encoding outer membrane protein assembly factor BamC, producing the protein MKLSPQLVVSALAVFVLSACSGGAERRRQADNDFDYLNTPPPVEWQSLEGSKPQFYPNYNIPQGEFAGGVGTAVDIRPPRQVLELVPGARIERGDGNVTIWLLRKDEADKVWQMAKTLLSERGIDVRSQDDNRIETDWVTWISEDESLPLGARYEITRGMSNGRQMIKLSMIDWREGNDSKSVTFTNKERYSAVMANLLTSRYDLDLRQEAERKANERVKQIPITMGTDRSGLPVIIARTPYDVLWPRLPKALPEMGFTIEERIQSQGTIKVKYSKPGDDFWEEVGVKPIELNYSTYTFMLGDLGNRTSINLTDSKGKPVDEDTLKDLAKVISVMLEKHL; encoded by the coding sequence ATGAAGTTGTCACCCCAGCTAGTCGTTAGTGCACTAGCTGTTTTTGTATTAAGTGCATGCTCCGGCGGTGCTGAAAGACGTCGTCAAGCGGATAATGATTTCGACTATTTGAATACACCTCCGCCGGTTGAATGGCAGTCACTTGAAGGCTCTAAGCCTCAGTTCTACCCAAATTACAATATTCCACAAGGTGAATTCGCCGGTGGTGTGGGTACGGCTGTTGATATTCGTCCACCAAGACAGGTACTTGAACTTGTTCCTGGCGCGCGCATCGAAAGAGGCGATGGTAACGTTACGATTTGGCTGCTAAGAAAAGACGAAGCAGATAAAGTGTGGCAAATGGCCAAGACTCTTCTTAGTGAACGTGGCATCGATGTGCGTTCTCAAGATGACAATCGTATTGAAACCGATTGGGTTACTTGGATCTCTGAAGATGAATCGTTACCGCTAGGTGCGCGTTATGAAATCACTCGTGGAATGAGTAACGGTCGCCAAATGATTAAATTATCGATGATCGACTGGCGCGAAGGCAATGACAGTAAGTCTGTTACCTTTACCAATAAAGAGCGCTACAGCGCGGTGATGGCGAACCTATTGACCTCTCGTTACGACCTCGATTTGCGTCAAGAAGCGGAGCGTAAAGCAAACGAGCGTGTTAAACAAATCCCAATTACAATGGGTACCGACCGCTCTGGTTTACCTGTGATTATCGCACGTACCCCTTACGATGTACTTTGGCCACGTCTACCTAAAGCGCTACCTGAAATGGGATTCACCATTGAAGAACGCATTCAATCTCAAGGTACGATCAAAGTTAAATACTCGAAACCAGGTGATGATTTCTGGGAAGAGGTGGGTGTTAAACCAATCGAGCTTAACTACAGCACTTATACCTTTATGTTAGGTGATTTAGGTAACCGTACCTCAATCAACTTAACGGACTCTAAAGGTAAACCTGTTGATGAAGACACACTAAAAGACCTTGCTAAGGTTATTTCAGTGATGCTTGAAAAACATCTATAA
- the dapA gene encoding 4-hydroxy-tetrahydrodipicolinate synthase, whose product MFSGSIVALITPFTSDGEVDYVSLKKLVDFHVAAGSDGIVAVGTTGESATLTIEEHVKVVHKTVEFAEGRIPVIAGAGANATHECITFSRLLNNSGIVGCLSVTPYYNKPTQEGMYQHYKAIAAETDIPQILYNVPGRTGVDLQPETVGRLAEIENIVALKDATGDLTRVAKHRELCGEDFILLSGDDATGLDFVRLGGHGVISVTNNLAAEDMATMFRLAKEGRYEEAEVINQRLMSLHKNLFVESSPIPVKWAAHKMGLIEFGGLRLPMTELSTAAEPIVLSAMKDAGIY is encoded by the coding sequence ATGTTTTCAGGAAGTATCGTTGCACTTATTACCCCATTTACCTCAGACGGCGAAGTGGATTACGTTAGCCTGAAGAAGCTGGTTGATTTTCACGTGGCTGCAGGTAGCGATGGTATTGTTGCTGTAGGAACAACAGGTGAGTCTGCAACTCTAACGATTGAAGAGCATGTTAAAGTGGTCCATAAGACGGTTGAATTTGCTGAAGGTCGCATTCCAGTGATTGCAGGTGCAGGCGCGAATGCAACGCATGAATGTATTACATTCAGCCGCTTACTCAATAACTCAGGTATCGTGGGTTGTTTGAGTGTGACGCCTTATTACAACAAGCCAACTCAAGAAGGCATGTACCAGCACTACAAAGCGATTGCCGCGGAAACCGATATTCCACAGATTTTGTATAATGTACCAGGTCGTACTGGTGTAGACCTTCAACCTGAAACAGTCGGTCGTTTAGCTGAAATCGAGAACATTGTTGCGCTTAAAGATGCGACCGGTGATTTAACTCGAGTTGCAAAACATCGTGAACTTTGTGGCGAAGATTTTATCTTACTAAGTGGTGATGATGCGACAGGTCTAGATTTTGTTCGTTTAGGTGGTCACGGTGTTATTTCGGTAACAAATAACCTAGCTGCAGAAGATATGGCAACGATGTTCCGTCTTGCCAAAGAAGGTCGTTACGAAGAAGCAGAAGTGATCAACCAACGCTTGATGTCTTTGCATAAAAACCTATTCGTTGAATCAAGCCCAATTCCAGTAAAATGGGCTGCACATAAAATGGGTCTAATTGAGTTTGGTGGATTGCGCTTGCCGATGACAGAGCTTTCTACTGCAGCAGAGCCGATTGTCCTAAGTGCGATGAAAGATGCAGGCATCTACTAA